From the Brassica napus cultivar Da-Ae chromosome A8, Da-Ae, whole genome shotgun sequence genome, one window contains:
- the LOC125577310 gene encoding uncharacterized protein LOC125577310, with the protein MPPRRRTTRAQTARAVRDDLDEHEQPAVPPPAAPPVDQDALRQMVQDAARQAAQEALQQIAQEAARQAAQEAARVAAQEVARQMAAVQQAPQVQVQQGPQIQVQQVPPVQVQQDQQIPAQHDHQDPVQQVPLPQVPLQHGPAQQFAHGVQDLPPPPPRPHVYPVYDERFYRLTHQMRNMDMEHFSGTVDAVAAHDWKLALQRKLEIIECPPELSLRLTMQYLRGDALIWWEGIRLSHLGPERLTFADFIREFDRKYFPKEAMDRKKCEFEHVSQGEMSIREYEVVFNQLRRFAREGILEEDLMRKFLNGMRVEIRNRCRVVTYHRLGDLVEKAAEQEAGLAEEQKYSKAVQPKFGGTSEAQQRTWDKPSIQCFYCGKMGHKSRVCRSRLFDAQVAPPVRQIAAPAAPAAAHVCFGCGQPGHFIRDCPRRGNAALPPPPKRLAIAPCAFAVGDPHGAEPIAGMCS; encoded by the coding sequence ATGCCGCCAAGGAGAAGAACCACTCGTGCCCAGACCGCCAGAGCTGTTAGAGACGATTTAGATGAGCATGAGCAGCCCGCAGTTCCGCCACCCGCGGCTCCACCAGTTGATCAGGATGCATTGAGACAGATGGTTCAGGATGCCGCTAGACAGGCCGCTCAGGAGGCACTTCAGCAGATTGCCCAGGAGGCAGCCAGGCAGGCCGCTCAGGAGGCTGCCCGAGTAGCTGCTCAGGAGGTTGCTCGTCAGATGGCTGCAGTTCAGCAGGCTCCTCAGGTTCAGGTGCAGCAGGGTCCACAGATTCAGGTTCAGCAAGTTCCACCGGTTCAGGTCCAGCAGGATCAGCAGATTCCCGCTCAGCATGATCATCAGGATCCCGTTCAGCAGGTTCCCCTTCCTCAGGTTCCACTGCAGCACGGACCAGCTCAGCAGTTTGCTCATGGTGTTCAGGatctaccaccaccaccaccgcgacCTCATGTTTACCCGGTTTATGATGAGAGGTTCTACAGGCTGACGCATCAGATGAGGAACATGGATATGGAGCATTTTAGTGGGACAGTGGATGCTGTAGCTGCACATGATTGGAAGTTAGCCTTGCAGCGGAAGCTGGAGATTATTGAGTGTCCACCAGAGTTGTCGCTCAGATTGACTATGCAGTACCTTcgtggagatgctcttatatgGTGGGAGGGAATACGATTGAGTCACCTTGGGCCAGAGAGGCTTACCTTCGCAGACTTCATCCGAGAGTTCGATAGGAAATACTTTCCGAAGGAAGCTATGGATAGGAAGAAATGCGAGTTCGAGCATGTAAGCCAGGGTGAGATGTCTATCAGGGAGTATGAGGTTGTGTTTAACCAACTTCGCAGATTTGCTAGAGAGGGCATTTTAGAGGAAGACCTGATGAGAAAATTTTTGAATGGGATGCGAGTGGAGATTCGCAACAGGTGCCGTGTCGTCACTTATCACAGATTGGGAGATTTGGTGGAGAAGGCTGCCGAGCAGGAGGCAGGTTTGGCAGAGGAGCAGAAGTACTCCAAGGCAGTTCAGCCTAAGTTTGGAGGGACTTCAGAGGCACAGCAGAGGACATGGGACAAACCGAGCATACAGTGCTTTTACTGTGGAAAGATGGGACATAAGAGTAGGGTTTGTCGGAGTAGGCTATTTGATGCTCAGGTTGCGCCACCAGTCAGACAGATTGCAGCACCAGCAGCACCAGCAGCGGCACATGTCTGCTTTGGCTGTGGTCAGCCAGGTCACTTCATCAGAGATTGCCCGAGGAGGGGAAATGCGGCACTTCCACCACCACCGAAGCGTCTAGCCATCGCTCCATGTGCGTTTGCGGTTGGAGATCCCCATGGAGCTGAGCCGATAGCGGGTATGTGTTCTTAA
- the LOC106359590 gene encoding bidirectional sugar transporter SWEET17-like translates to MAEASFYIGVVGNVISVLVFLSPVETFWKIVKRKSTEEYKSLPYICTLLGSSLWTYYGIVTPGEYLVSTVNGFGALVEIIYVSLFVLYAPRHLKLHTIVVVSMLNVLFPIAAIAATRSAFKDEKTRSQSMGFICAGLNIIMYGSPLSAMKTVVTTKSVKYMPFWLSFFLFLNGAIWTVYASLQHDVFLLVPNGVGFVFGTMQLILYGIYRNAKPVGSRKGSSDIVADEENSLTSRVPLLT, encoded by the exons ATGGCAGAGGCAAGTTTCTATATTGGAGTCGTAG GAAATGTAATCTCCGTACTCGTCTTCCTCTCACCAGT ggagACATTTTGGAAAATAGTGAAGCGAAAATCAACGGAGGAGTACAAAAGCTTGCCGTATATTTGCACGTTGTTAGGATCGTCGCTATGGACATATTACGGCATCGTCACTCCCGGAGAATATCTTGTCTCCACCGTTAATGGCTTTGGTGCTCTTGTTGAAATCATCTATGTCTCCCTTTTTGTCTTATACGCACCTCGACATCTCAag TTACACACAATCGTGGTGGTATCGATGTTGAACGTCCTTTTCCCAATCGCAGCGATTGCGGCCACGAGAAGTGCGTTTAAAGATGAGAAAACGCGTTCTCAATCGATGGGTTTCATATGTGCTGGTCTCAACATTATAATGTATGGTTCTCCTCTTTCTGCTATG AAAACAGTAGTGACGACAAAGAGCGTGAAATACATGCCGTTTTGGTTGTCGTTTTTCCTCTTCTTAAACGGCGCGATTTGGACCGTATATGCGTCACTCCAACACGATGTTTTTCTACTT GTGCCAAACGGAGTGGGGTTTGTGTTTGGGACAATGCAACTCATACTATATGGAATTTACAGAAACGCCAAACCCGTCGGTTCAAGGAAAGGCTCGAGTGATATTGTTGCAGATGAAGAGAATAGCCTCACGTCGCGTGTCCCTCTCCTCACTTAA